The sequence below is a genomic window from Flavobacterium lipolyticum.
TTACCCATTTGAACGCTTGGTAAAACTGATAAACTATAACAGAGAGCGATCAAGATCTCCTTTATTTGATGTAATGCTTTTATTGCAAAATGCAGTGGATCATAGTAATATTACGTTAGAGGAAAACCAAATAGGTGCTATAAGAGAATTAGGAAAAACCTCGGCACTAACAGATCTTGATATCAATTTTCTTGAAGAAGGAGACTACTTATCGTGTCATTTAGCATACAATACAGATGTTTTTGAAGCAGAATATGTTACAAATCTCCTAATACATTTTAGACAATTAGTCGAAACCATTGTTTTAAATCCCAATACTGCAATTGAGGAGCTTGATTATTTATCTGTAAAAGAAAAAGAACAGTTACTGTTTGATTTTAATGATATAGTATTGGAATATGACCCTAAAGAAACCTTGTTGTCAGGGTTTGATAAACAGGTACAGCGATCTCCTGATACTATTGCCCTGGTGGCGGGCGGAAAGAAATTTACCTATGAGGCCTTAGACAAAATCTCAACAGACTTTGCCCATTACATTCGAAAACATTATCAGGTCACAAAAGGAAACCTGATTGGCATACAGCTGGACCGTGACGAATGGAGCATTATCTCAATGCTTGGTATTCTAAAATCAGGCTGTGCTTACGTTCCAATCGCTCCCGATATGCCAGTTCATATCAAAGAGCACATCATTTCGGATACGCAGTTGAACCTACTGATTACTACAACTTCATACTCGTCTGATCTGGATTTTTATACTGGAGCTATTATGAAAGTAGATACCGGTTTTGATGCCAGCGATTGCGAAACAACGACGATTGAAGTAGGAACTTCAGATCTTGCCTATATTATATTTACTTCCGGATCAACGGGGCTGCCAAAAGGCGTGATGATCGAACAGGGGCAGATTGTAAATACCATCCTCTCTCAAATTGATTATTTCAAATTAGACCAAAACAGCAGAGGTTTACAATTCGCTCCCTTTTCTTTTGATGCTTCTGTATGGGAAATTTTTATGATTCTTTTATCAGGAGGAAGTCTCTACATTATTGGAGAGAAGCAGCGTAAAGATGTCAGCGTACTCACTCAATACATAAAAGAAAATAAAATCACTATTGTTACCTTACCACCTTCCTATCTGGCTTTGATGAACATTGAGGATTTGCAGCAGGTCGAACATTTAATTACCGCAGGAGAAGCACCGGATTACGAAATTATCAAACCATTTTTAGCCTATGGGAACTATTATAATGCCTATGGTCCTACAGAAGCGAGTATTTGTGGCACCATATTTAAAATGCCCAAAAACAGCCAGCCGGATTATGACAGTATCCCTATCGGAAAACCAATAGCGAACGCTAAAATCCATATCCTTGACGAGCATCACCAACTGGTTCCTGTTGGTGTAGCTGGAGAAATATGTATCGGCGGAACAGGTGTTGGAAGAGGGTATCTCAATAGAGAAGAACTCACAAAAAATAAATTTATCAAAAGTCAGTTCCATCACAATGAAAGACTTTACAAAACGGGAGATTTAGGAAAATGGACTAAAGAGGGAAGCATTATTTACATTGGACGTAATGACGAGCAGGTAAAAATAAGAGGATACCGTGTAGAATTAAGTGCTATTGAACATCAGTTATTGTCGCATGAAAAAATAGACGAAGCTGTTGTAATCGTACAAAATGACGGTAGAGAAAATAAAGAACTCGTAGCTTACATTGTCATGACTGCTCCGGTAAGCATAGAAGAATTAAGAGCTTTTTTATCAAAAATTCTTCCGGACTACATGATCCCGACCAGTTTTATCTTTTTAGACAAAATACCATTAACCCTAAACGGTAAAGTAGACAGAAAAGCACTCGTAAAAACAGTAGGGGTTGAATTGTACAGTGAAGTAGAATATGTGGCACCAACCACTGCCGAAGAAAAGATTCTGGTTGAGGTTTGCGAAAAAGTTCTCGATAAAAAGAACATCGGTATAAAAGACGACTTCTTCAGTTTGGGAGGAGAATCCATCAAAGCGGTTATGTTAATTGCAAGCTTAAAGCAAAAGGGATTTGTACTAAAAGTAGATCATATTCTGAGAAATCCTATACTCGAAGATTTGACAAAATTAATGACTTTAAATACAAGAAATATTGACCAGTCAGAAGTTACAGGTGAAATTTTACTAACGCCAATTCAACATTATTTCTTTGCTAATTCGGCTATTAAAGAAAAACAGCATTACAATCAATCGGTTCTTTTAAAAGCAAAAGAAACCATTAGTTCAGTAAGTCTAATAAAGGCATTAACACAAATTGTCAACCATCATGATGCCCTGCGCATTCATTTTGAAAAAGAAAATGAAGTCTGGAAACAGCGTAATTTAAATAGTACGGTCTTTAATTTTGATATTGAATTGTATGATTTAAGAGATGAAGACGATGCGCTTTCTGCCATGAAAATAATAGGTGAGGAAATTCAGTCCGGTTTTAATCTGCAAAATGAAAGACTGATAAGAGCAGTCGTTTTTAAACTAAAAGATGGAGATAGACTGGCTCTCTTTGTCCATCATTTAATCATCGACGGGGTATCATGGCGCATATTGTTACAGGATTTGTCGGAAGCCTACGCACACCATCAAAGAGGCGAACAATACGAATTGCCACTAAAGACAGATTCGTATCAATATTGGGCTAAGGGCTTGCATCAATATGCCTCCGGTCTAACATTAGAAAAAGAAAGGTTATTTTGGGAAGAGCATTGTTCCTTAGACATTCCGCAGCTGCCTGCTGATTTCGAGCCTGCTGAGGTATATTACCACGACCGAAAAGAGACTTTTTTACTGGATAAAGAATACACCAATAAATTGCAGACTCAGATTTCGAAACAATATACGATCGAGATTAATGAGACTTTGATTAGCGGTTTAGGTCTTGCATTAGCTGAAGTTTTTCAGGTAAAAAGAACGGTGCTCAAAATGGAGGGCCACGGCAGAGAAGACATTTTACCTGCAACGGATATCAGTAGGACTATTGGCTGGTTTACTTCTGTTTTTCCTTTTGTTTTAGAAATAGCCTCCTCAGATACTATCGAGAACATTCTTAAAATTAAAAAAGACCTAAGCAGAATTCCTCAAAAAGGCATTGGGTATGGCATTCTTAATTTTTTGAATAAAGAATCAAATCTGGAAAGAGAAACTTGTATCGAGTTTAATTATTTGGGTGATTTTGGCAGCAAAGTAGGGACGAACGAAACCTCCTCTTTTGACTTCTCAACCGAATCAATCGGAGCTCCTTTTAGCGAGAAAAACGGTAGTGATGCTAAACTAAGTATAAATGGGATTATTTCTTCCGGTCAATTAATGATTACTGTCGCATATTCCTCTGAAACGTTTAAGACAGCAACAATTCAACGTCTTGTAAAAACATATCAGGCAAAACTGGAGCAAACCATTGATGATTTGGTTAGAACAGAAAAAGAACAGAACAAACCAATAACCATTGACGATCAAAAAGACATCACGGAGCAAATACAAATTCAGGAGGATTGGGTGGCGATATCTGAGAATCAGAGAAGAATTTTGCAATTCCCGCAATCGCACGGAAGATTTGGGCCAATCGTTATTTCCGATTTTTCCAAAGACTCATTTGAAAATAAGTTCAGAGAATTTTTAGGACTTTTCCCTTTCTTGAATGTGAAATTCAAAAAAGAGAGTGATGGGGCTATTTCCCAAAAATACATTTCCAATCAGGAAGTGAATTTAGAAATAAAAATCGTCGATGATTATAAGGAAACGGAAAGAGAAAAAGCAGAGATAGCATTGGAGGCTTTTTTTACATCACCGTACGATCTGTACGATAACAGCTCCCTGATTAGATTGTTTTTGATCGCTGATACCACAGACAAGACCTACCTTTTTGTAAGCATTCATCATGCGGTTACCGATATGTACACCAATTCGATTGTACATCAAAATCTGCAAAACTTTTTTGCCGGTAAGCCAATCGAAAATAAGTATAAATCGAATTATGAATTCATAGCCTGGCAACAGCAATTTCTAAAATCAGAAACAGCCTGTGAACAGCGCGATTACTGGAAAGAATATCTGAAAGGTTTTGACATGGTAAATCAGAATCAGGTTCATAATAATTTTATCGACTGTGTGACACAAAAGATAATCGTTAAAGGAGAAAACTTCCAAAAACTGATACAAAAAGCAGATAAAATGAATTTGCCAATAACAGCAATTTGTATTGCAGCACATCAAAAGTTGCTACATCAGGTAAAGAATAATGATAAGCATTTGCAATTAACCATTGTCAACGGAAGAGAAGAATTTACCAAAGAAATTGAAATCAATAAAATTCTGGGTGTACTTAATAATTTTTTACCCGTGGGGGTTTTAGATTCTTCAGCTTATTCATCTCATAAAGACTTTATCCTTGCGGTGTATGCTGATTATCTTCAGTCTCGTCTTTATCAAACCATTCCTTACGAAATCATTCGAAACGATTACAAAGAAATGACAGCAGTTGATATAGAAGGAGCAATAGGAGGGACATTTAATTATCGCGTAGTTGATCATAAAACAATAGAAGATTCTGTTTCGGGAGAAGTAATCACTACAAGTTACAACAAGAACAATTTCAATACAGGTTTAGATCTTAAATGCTTGCTTTATGAAAATGGAATTCTTTTAGATTTAACATACCCTGTGAGTTATAAAGCAGCTTCTGAAAAATCTTTTGAACTGGATTTTTTCCTTAAAGACTGTTTGTATCCTCTCTTGGAGTAACTCTTTTTAAGAGCACATTTTCACTAATAAATTTATTGATTCTAAGTAGTTTGGAGGTTTAGAGATCAACTGTTTTTATCCAAAAACAGTTGTATGCTGTAGACTTCTAAAGGATAGATTTTGTCCAGACTTAACATAATAACATTCCAAATTTTAACAATTAATTAATTTAATAAACAATAATATCATGGAAATAGAAAACGAAGATCTTGTATATATCAAGCGTAATTTAGCAATTGAGCCTTTAGTAGACAACTGGTACGCCTGGCCTCACCTGATATCACCTGCAACTGCTGCAATGAATATTAAAGACAGACATTTGAAAATTATGTCATCCTATGTTCAAAATCCTATGATCCATGCTGCAGCAGTAAAAACACCTAAAATGTTAGGAGGCCCTTTTATTGACTATGATGGGAAAAGAGTTGATGAAATCAAAGGACTGATTGATAATACCAAAGAGCAGTGCGCTGATCTTTTAGCATTTAGAGAAGATGTATTTGCCCTTAACGACATGCTAAAAAAAGAAGCTAAAGGATATGCTCTGACTGAATTATACAACAAAGTACCGGAAAGCCTGCAAGGACTTGTAGAATTAGTGTATGATATTAATAACAATCCATCGTTCCGTTTTTTTGAATCCTTATTGTACGAAACGGAATTTTACAAAGAATCACTTCAAAGTTTCAATTTGTTTTTAGTACATGATGATGATTCAAGATCCTTTGTGCTTAGTACGCCAAAACTGCCGGGAGAGGATATTTTACGAGTAAACTTACCTTTTAAAAGTGAAAAAATTGATCTGTTGTTTGAGATGGAAGATCATCCGAAAACATTTAAAGAAATCTCAGAAATATTTGAGATCGAACCGGAAGACATTCCTTTATTTAAATCTTTTTTTACAAAAGAAAAGGCTAAAAAATACGAACGATATACAGGAGATGGTGTACTGACAAGATATTTTGGACATGCCTGTATTCTTACGGAAACCAAAAGCACAACAATATTGGCAGATCCTTTAGTGAGTTATGGTTATGAGTCAGATATATCAAGATACTCTTATGACGATTTACCAGAATCTATAGATTATGTACTGGTAACACACAATCATCAGGATCATATTCTTTTTGAAACATTATTACGACTAAGACGCAAGATCAAAAACATCATCGTTCCTAAAAGCAACGGAGGTTTTCTTCAGGATCCAAATCTAAAATTAATGTTTGAAAGAATTGGATTCAAAAACATTATCGAACTGGGAGAGATGGAAACCATTCATTTTGATGATTGCTCTATAACAGGATTACCGTTTGTAGGGGAACATTGTGATCTGGATGTGAGAAGTAAATTATGCCACCACGTAGCGTATAAAGACGGGTTAAAAGTTCTGTTTGCCGCAGATTCTTGTAATGTATCTCCAAAATTATACGAACGCATTCATAAAGTAATGGGTGATATAGATATTATTTTCTTAGGAATGGAATGCGAAGGAGCACCACTAACCTGGTTATACGGTCCTTTAATGCCCGAAAACTTAGCCAGGGATAAAGACGAATCCAGACGATTGGCCGGATGTAATTTTGAACAGGCTAAAGCTCTCGTGGATGTTTTCAAACCTAGTGAAGTCTTTGTATATGCGATGGGAATGGAACCGTGGTTAAAATACATTAGCTCCATCAAATACACAGATGAATCTATTCCAATTGTAGAGTCAAACAAACTTTTAGAGTATTGTATCGCCAATAATATTGAGCCGGAAAGACTTTACGGAGAGAAAATCGTAGAATATAAAAGAGATCTTGTTCTGTACTAGACAAAGGGCAAGTACTCAGGGTATTATTGTGAAAAGATAATGCCCAAAAAATAATCATTGTAAATAATTAATAAAGATATCATGGTAAAATCAACATTCATATATGCATTAGTATTGTTATGTATGTCTACGCTATACGCCCAGTCACAGACTCAAATATCAGGAATACTTTCAGCAGAGAATCCAAACGAAAAATTAGCCTATGCCTCTGTCATTCTGAAACAGGACGCACTAATTGTAGAAACTGTCATAACAAATGATAAAGGAGAATTTAAGATCGAAGGTGTTAAATCAGGGAAATATACTATTGGATTTCAATTTGTAGGCTTTGAGGATGTTGTCATGCCTCTAACGATAGAGGGGACAAACACCAATATCAATATGGGAAACATTGCTTTAAAAACAAATGTTACCTCACTTAATGAAGTTGTTGTTACAGCAGAAACCTCTCAAATCTCTTTAAAATTGGATAAAAAGGTTTTTGATGTTGGAAAAGATCTAATCTCTAAAGGAGGGTCTGCAACACAGGTATTGGATAATGTTCCGGCAGTAAGGGTTGATCCTTCCGGTAGTGTGAGTCTGAGAGGCAATAGCAACGTGCTTATCCTTATTAATGGAAGAAAATCAGGATTGACTTCACTTCAGGGGTTGGAACAGATTCCGGCAGAATCGATAAAATCCGTCGAAGTGATTACCAATCCGTCATCACGTTATGATGCAGCAGGCTCTGCCGGTATTATCAACATTGTTCTTAAAAAGAATAGCAAACAGGATTTGAGCGGCAGTATGACAGTGGTGGGAGGAATTCCCAATGAGAACAGACTAATGGGAGGTATTAATTATAAAAAAGGAAAATTTAATCTGTTTTCCAATTTTGGAATTCGTTACTCAGATTATGTTGGACTTAATACCAGAGATCAGGTCACTACAGCAAACGGAAATGCAGTTTATTTAAATCAGCGTGAAGATCAGAAGAGACATGATTCTGGAGGGCTGCTTTACATGGGATTGGATTATTTTATAAATGACAACAACAGTATCACCTCTGCATTTTATCGCAATGATACAAAAGACCGTGATAAGAATACGCTGGATTATAACATCTCGGGAGAAAATTCACAGAATCAGCAGATTCAAACTATAGGAGACTCCAGAGAAAACAGAAGTTATAATCAATTGGAGTTCAATTATACCAAAACGTTTAAGAAACCGGACAGAAAATTTACAGTAGACTTCCAGTATGATTTTTGGGACAGTACAAAAGATTTTAATATCGAAAGAAGTACCCTTGTTCCTAATACAGGAGACAAATCTGTTATAAACACAAAATCAAAACGCGCAAGTGATGATGTTGTGATACAGTCAGATTATGTAACTCCCTTAAGTGAGACCGCTAATTTTGAAGTAGGAGCTAAGCTTGAAAACAGAGTAGTATCTACAGGATTTGCCGCAGATGAAAACAACAACGGAACGGTTACACCAATAGAAGGATTCAATAATGGTCTGGACTATAAAGAACAGATTGTGGGAGCATATGCACAGTATGGCAATAAGATAAACAAATTCAGCTTTTTATTGGGACTAAGAACAGAGTACACTTATATTCAGATTAAAAACCAGAATACCGGAGGAATTTTAAGAGACAGTACCTATACAAGATTATTTCCATCTGCAAATCTAAGTTATGCTCTGACCAAAAAAACAACGGCTCAGTTAAATTACAGTCAGAGAATCAACAGACCCAACCTGGATCAGTTAAACCCTTTTCCGGAACTTTTAGATTTTAATTCTCGCATTTTCGGAAACATTAACCTTTTGCCTTCTTTGACCAATGGTGTAGAATTAGGAATTTTAAGCAAAGTAAAAGGATTAGTGCTGAACCCTTCAATTTATTATTCAAGAACTAAAAATGCGTTTCAATACTTCACCTCACAAAATGACGAAGGCGTTTTTGAAACCGTTTTAATTAATCTCGACA
It includes:
- a CDS encoding TonB-dependent receptor domain-containing protein; translation: MSTLYAQSQTQISGILSAENPNEKLAYASVILKQDALIVETVITNDKGEFKIEGVKSGKYTIGFQFVGFEDVVMPLTIEGTNTNINMGNIALKTNVTSLNEVVVTAETSQISLKLDKKVFDVGKDLISKGGSATQVLDNVPAVRVDPSGSVSLRGNSNVLILINGRKSGLTSLQGLEQIPAESIKSVEVITNPSSRYDAAGSAGIINIVLKKNSKQDLSGSMTVVGGIPNENRLMGGINYKKGKFNLFSNFGIRYSDYVGLNTRDQVTTANGNAVYLNQREDQKRHDSGGLLYMGLDYFINDNNSITSAFYRNDTKDRDKNTLDYNISGENSQNQQIQTIGDSRENRSYNQLEFNYTKTFKKPDRKFTVDFQYDFWDSTKDFNIERSTLVPNTGDKSVINTKSKRASDDVVIQSDYVTPLSETANFEVGAKLENRVVSTGFAADENNNGTVTPIEGFNNGLDYKEQIVGAYAQYGNKINKFSFLLGLRTEYTYIQIKNQNTGGILRDSTYTRLFPSANLSYALTKKTTAQLNYSQRINRPNLDQLNPFPELLDFNSRIFGNINLLPSLTNGVELGILSKVKGLVLNPSIYYSRTKNAFQYFTSQNDEGVFETVLINLDSETRYGIEISAQYAPLKWLSLNAEINAYGFTKEGSADNVNLDISNETWKATLLTQIKLPKNFTFQSKLDYQAAVSDAQTRTKSYYYLNVAFGKSLFKNNGSLSLAASNIFNTRKIRETTVGSDFVVHEMTNFNAARWTLSFNYKFNKGKNRKEHQSNRN
- a CDS encoding non-ribosomal peptide synthetase, translating into MVDLLNEIHQNNITLSLDGENLKLGFKDEVMDEVLITKIRDNKQEIISYLSKYTLLNKENRITKVEAGESYEVSSSQLRMLSSILIDTGVKGYNYSIPNLVRFQQKINVSHFKQAVYNTIDRHESLRTVFKINEEGQIRQYVLQKEDINFKIDFQDFRTQEDKEKQIKNITKNDKEKPFDIEHGPLLRICLFQLADSEFILYCNIHHVISDSWSLDVLFKDIFEFYSALESGVEHKLPALNIQYKDYAAWQNKQLEKGLFKKQEDYFKATFSGEIPVLNFTNNKTRPAERTINGFALKSYLSKETTTAFRALCTHNGGSVFMGLLAVWNVLFYKYTNSKDIIIGTAVAGRDHADLKEQVGCYINSLPLRNTIDPGQTFNAFFNSVKENTLDALNGQFYPFERLVKLINYNRERSRSPLFDVMLLLQNAVDHSNITLEENQIGAIRELGKTSALTDLDINFLEEGDYLSCHLAYNTDVFEAEYVTNLLIHFRQLVETIVLNPNTAIEELDYLSVKEKEQLLFDFNDIVLEYDPKETLLSGFDKQVQRSPDTIALVAGGKKFTYEALDKISTDFAHYIRKHYQVTKGNLIGIQLDRDEWSIISMLGILKSGCAYVPIAPDMPVHIKEHIISDTQLNLLITTTSYSSDLDFYTGAIMKVDTGFDASDCETTTIEVGTSDLAYIIFTSGSTGLPKGVMIEQGQIVNTILSQIDYFKLDQNSRGLQFAPFSFDASVWEIFMILLSGGSLYIIGEKQRKDVSVLTQYIKENKITIVTLPPSYLALMNIEDLQQVEHLITAGEAPDYEIIKPFLAYGNYYNAYGPTEASICGTIFKMPKNSQPDYDSIPIGKPIANAKIHILDEHHQLVPVGVAGEICIGGTGVGRGYLNREELTKNKFIKSQFHHNERLYKTGDLGKWTKEGSIIYIGRNDEQVKIRGYRVELSAIEHQLLSHEKIDEAVVIVQNDGRENKELVAYIVMTAPVSIEELRAFLSKILPDYMIPTSFIFLDKIPLTLNGKVDRKALVKTVGVELYSEVEYVAPTTAEEKILVEVCEKVLDKKNIGIKDDFFSLGGESIKAVMLIASLKQKGFVLKVDHILRNPILEDLTKLMTLNTRNIDQSEVTGEILLTPIQHYFFANSAIKEKQHYNQSVLLKAKETISSVSLIKALTQIVNHHDALRIHFEKENEVWKQRNLNSTVFNFDIELYDLRDEDDALSAMKIIGEEIQSGFNLQNERLIRAVVFKLKDGDRLALFVHHLIIDGVSWRILLQDLSEAYAHHQRGEQYELPLKTDSYQYWAKGLHQYASGLTLEKERLFWEEHCSLDIPQLPADFEPAEVYYHDRKETFLLDKEYTNKLQTQISKQYTIEINETLISGLGLALAEVFQVKRTVLKMEGHGREDILPATDISRTIGWFTSVFPFVLEIASSDTIENILKIKKDLSRIPQKGIGYGILNFLNKESNLERETCIEFNYLGDFGSKVGTNETSSFDFSTESIGAPFSEKNGSDAKLSINGIISSGQLMITVAYSSETFKTATIQRLVKTYQAKLEQTIDDLVRTEKEQNKPITIDDQKDITEQIQIQEDWVAISENQRRILQFPQSHGRFGPIVISDFSKDSFENKFREFLGLFPFLNVKFKKESDGAISQKYISNQEVNLEIKIVDDYKETEREKAEIALEAFFTSPYDLYDNSSLIRLFLIADTTDKTYLFVSIHHAVTDMYTNSIVHQNLQNFFAGKPIENKYKSNYEFIAWQQQFLKSETACEQRDYWKEYLKGFDMVNQNQVHNNFIDCVTQKIIVKGENFQKLIQKADKMNLPITAICIAAHQKLLHQVKNNDKHLQLTIVNGREEFTKEIEINKILGVLNNFLPVGVLDSSAYSSHKDFILAVYADYLQSRLYQTIPYEIIRNDYKEMTAVDIEGAIGGTFNYRVVDHKTIEDSVSGEVITTSYNKNNFNTGLDLKCLLYENGILLDLTYPVSYKAASEKSFELDFFLKDCLYPLLE
- a CDS encoding MBL fold metallo-hydrolase; the protein is MEIENEDLVYIKRNLAIEPLVDNWYAWPHLISPATAAMNIKDRHLKIMSSYVQNPMIHAAAVKTPKMLGGPFIDYDGKRVDEIKGLIDNTKEQCADLLAFREDVFALNDMLKKEAKGYALTELYNKVPESLQGLVELVYDINNNPSFRFFESLLYETEFYKESLQSFNLFLVHDDDSRSFVLSTPKLPGEDILRVNLPFKSEKIDLLFEMEDHPKTFKEISEIFEIEPEDIPLFKSFFTKEKAKKYERYTGDGVLTRYFGHACILTETKSTTILADPLVSYGYESDISRYSYDDLPESIDYVLVTHNHQDHILFETLLRLRRKIKNIIVPKSNGGFLQDPNLKLMFERIGFKNIIELGEMETIHFDDCSITGLPFVGEHCDLDVRSKLCHHVAYKDGLKVLFAADSCNVSPKLYERIHKVMGDIDIIFLGMECEGAPLTWLYGPLMPENLARDKDESRRLAGCNFEQAKALVDVFKPSEVFVYAMGMEPWLKYISSIKYTDESIPIVESNKLLEYCIANNIEPERLYGEKIVEYKRDLVLY